One Synergistaceae bacterium genomic window carries:
- a CDS encoding polysaccharide pyruvyl transferase family protein, with product MSEIITKTIKDFLRTIQSKFAYRDTLTRLRDDSSQHRLMLFCCPEHKNLGDHAITAAVVDFFASELPQYPLIKISEILGKYNLSEVKKYIRDTDIILINAGGFLGTLYMSWSEEPVRNIIQAFPENKIVVLPQTVYYEDTPWGEEQLEKTKMIWQSHHNLSVFLREERSYDLVKKRLYGGYFNAAFCVPDIVLELNKTEPKRDRHGGLLCFRDDKESILSKIEIQAIESAVSQNFGQYFYVDTVIDRIFVKDFDNELKNMFDKFRRAQIVVTDRLHGLIFSAITSTPCVALNNVSRKVEYISKWLDEFNYIKFADRVDDAVKDIVALKTLQDTDRYDNTGFMPFFKKIAIIVED from the coding sequence ATGAGTGAAATTATTACAAAGACCATAAAGGATTTTTTGCGAACGATTCAATCTAAGTTTGCCTACAGAGACACTCTTACAAGATTAAGGGATGACTCTTCTCAGCACAGGTTAATGTTATTTTGTTGTCCGGAACATAAAAACTTAGGCGATCATGCCATAACTGCCGCCGTAGTGGATTTTTTCGCCTCTGAGTTGCCTCAATATCCGTTGATAAAAATAAGTGAAATTCTTGGCAAATATAACCTTAGCGAGGTTAAAAAGTATATTCGAGACACGGATATTATTCTCATAAACGCCGGCGGTTTTCTTGGGACACTTTATATGTCGTGGTCGGAGGAACCCGTCCGGAATATAATTCAAGCGTTTCCTGAAAACAAAATTGTGGTATTGCCGCAGACGGTGTATTATGAGGATACGCCTTGGGGAGAAGAACAATTAGAAAAAACCAAAATGATATGGCAGAGTCACCACAATTTATCGGTCTTTTTGCGTGAGGAACGCTCTTATGACTTAGTGAAGAAGAGACTATACGGTGGCTATTTTAATGCTGCTTTTTGTGTACCTGACATTGTTTTAGAATTGAATAAAACAGAGCCGAAACGAGACAGACACGGTGGACTCCTATGTTTTAGGGATGATAAAGAAAGTATTTTGAGCAAAATCGAAATACAAGCGATAGAGTCTGCCGTTTCGCAAAACTTTGGTCAATATTTTTATGTCGATACAGTTATCGACAGGATATTTGTAAAAGATTTTGATAATGAACTAAAAAATATGTTTGATAAATTTAGGCGCGCGCAAATTGTTGTCACCGACAGATTGCACGGGCTTATATTTTCCGCGATAACAAGCACACCGTGTGTCGCGCTTAATAATGTAAGTCGGAAGGTAGAATATATTAGCAAATGGCTTGACGAATTCAACTACATAAAATTCGCTGATCGTGTTGATGACGCCGTTAAAGATATTGTTGCTTTGAAAACGTTACAAGATACAGACCGTTACGATAATACAGGATTTATGCCATTCTTTAAAAAAATCGCTATAATTGTAGAGGATTAA
- a CDS encoding radical SAM protein: protein MDQMKRFIDILVPIYTCNFKCDYCYISHNAPQHSDGKPFKYSPETIGRAFSADRLGGVCLVNMCGVGETLIPNEIIEITRQILMQRHYVWIVTNGTLTKRFNQFANFPAELRKRLGFKMSFHYLELIEHGLLDCFFDNVKIVKNAHMSFSVEVTANDEAESHISEILELTKSKLGHYCHISLPRDEKDPDYTLMSKHSLEKFHRIWGVFDSPMLDFKVSTWMQKRKEYCYAGAWTYLLSLETGVLSTCYGQIYGQDFFDLSKPIRDIPVGHHCKQSHCFNGHAFLALGDVLEVKGITYTDIRNRVASDESNWLTPEMKAFCSQRLQEGNKIFSNREKMWLELRKPFFIRSDFKNKVIKRIKNICFKRKTRK from the coding sequence ATGGATCAAATGAAGAGGTTTATTGATATATTGGTCCCGATATACACATGCAACTTTAAATGTGATTATTGTTATATATCCCACAACGCGCCCCAACATTCCGACGGCAAACCATTTAAATATTCGCCGGAAACAATTGGGAGAGCGTTCAGCGCGGATAGGTTGGGTGGAGTATGCCTTGTTAATATGTGCGGGGTAGGAGAAACGCTTATTCCCAATGAGATTATCGAAATAACAAGGCAAATCCTGATGCAGAGACATTACGTTTGGATTGTAACAAATGGTACGCTTACAAAAAGGTTTAATCAGTTCGCGAACTTTCCTGCCGAACTAAGAAAGCGTCTTGGCTTCAAGATGTCTTTCCATTATCTCGAACTCATTGAACATGGTTTGCTTGACTGCTTCTTTGACAATGTTAAAATCGTCAAAAACGCTCACATGTCCTTTTCGGTCGAGGTTACCGCAAACGACGAGGCGGAAAGCCATATCTCCGAAATTCTCGAACTTACAAAGAGTAAACTTGGCCATTATTGCCATATTTCGCTTCCGCGTGACGAAAAGGACCCTGATTACACGCTTATGTCAAAACATTCACTTGAAAAATTCCACAGAATTTGGGGTGTCTTTGATAGTCCTATGCTTGATTTTAAAGTGTCTACATGGATGCAGAAACGTAAAGAATACTGCTACGCAGGCGCGTGGACGTATCTTCTTTCGCTTGAAACAGGCGTTCTGTCAACATGTTACGGTCAGATTTATGGACAAGATTTTTTCGATTTATCCAAACCAATTCGTGACATTCCCGTCGGGCATCATTGCAAACAGTCTCACTGCTTTAACGGTCACGCTTTTTTAGCGCTTGGGGATGTTCTTGAAGTTAAGGGGATTACTTATACTGATATTAGGAACCGCGTTGCCTCTGACGAGAGTAATTGGTTAACACCGGAAATGAAAGCATTTTGCTCCCAACGACTACAAGAGGGAAATAAAATTTTTTCTAATCGGGAAAAGATGTGGTTAGAACTGAGAAAACCGTTTTTTATCCGAAGCGATTTTAAAAACAAAGTTATTAAGAGGATAAAGAACATTTGCTTTAAGAGGAAAACGCGAAAATGA